The DNA sequence TGGGAGGTCAGGGGCATAAAGGTGCCAGGGGATGAGGAAGATGGCTGAAGATCCGAGGGAGAGGATAATAATCTGTCGCTGCAACGACGTTACGCTGAAGGAGATAGAAGAACTGGTGGAGCAGGGGATAACCGACATTGAGGAGATAAAACGCCTCACGCGCATTGGGATGGGTCCCTGCCAGGGCAGGACCTGCGTGCCGCTTGTTATAGGAATAATAGCGAGGAAAACAGGCAGAAAACCCGAAGAAACCCCTGTTCCAGCCACGCGCGTTCCAGTGAGACCGGTGATGATGGGAGTACTCGCGGGGGAGATGGACGATGAGGGATAAGGCGGAGACCGTTATCATAGGCGGCGGCATAATCGGCCTTTCAATCGCCTACAACCTGGCCAAGCTCGGGGAGGAAGAAATCGTAGTCCTTGAGAAGGGCTACCTCGGCAACGGCTCGACCTTCCGCTGTGGAACGGGAATAAGGCAGCAGTTTGGCGAGGAGGCCAATATCAAGATGATGAAGCGCTCGGTGGAGCTATGGGGTGGGCTGAGGGAGGAGCTCGGACGCGACGTGGAGTTCACCCAGACCGGTTACCTCTTCCTTATCTACGATGAGGAGGAGCTTGAGTCTTTCAAAGAGAAGGTAACTCTGCAGAATCGGTTAGGCGTCCCATCACGGATAATAACACCTGAGGAGGCCAAGGAGATAGTGCCCCTCCTGAACACTGATGGGGTTATAGCCGCTTCATGGAACCCCACGGACGGAAAGGCCAATCCATTCAAGACCGTCTTCGCTTACGCAGACGCTGCCAGGAGGTTGGGGGTTGAAATCCATGAATACACCGAGGCAAAGGACATCAAGGTGGAGGGAGGCGAGATAAAGGCCGTTGTCACAGACAGGGGGGAGATAAGGACAGAGCGGGTGATAAACGCGGCCAACGCCTGGGCACCCCTGGTAAACAGGATGGCAGGCCTTCCGCTTGATCTCCCCATCCACCCCTACAAGCATCAGAGCGTCAAGACGGAGCCGATAAAAGCCGGCCAGATCGAGCCAATGGTGGTTTCCTTCAAGCACGGGGGGGTTTACCTAACGCAGGAAGCCAACCAGGGAGGGGTTATAGGTGGCTACGGCCTTAAATACGGCCCAACCTACGACATCACACCCACCTATGAATTCCTCAGGGGGGTAAGCTACCGCTTCAGTCAGATAGTCCCCGCCCTCAAATATGTCAACGTAATAAGGGTGTGGGGAGGGTTCTACGCTGAGACCCCTGATGGGAATGCGGCCATCGGTCGGATAAAGGAGGTGGAAGAGTTCTACATAGCAGCTGGCTTCTCCGGTCATGGATTCATGCTAGCGCCCACTGTGGGAGAGGCCCTGGCGGAGCTAATCGTGAATGGAAAAACCGACAAACCCCTTGAGTTCTACGACCCGTACCGCTTCGAGCGTGGAGAACTGCGCGGACAGGCACTCCAGATGGGATAATTTCTATCCTCTTCTTATCATTTCGACGGAAATTTTATAAGCCCCCAATCCTTTCTTCCAGCGATGGCGAAGAGAGAACTCGTAGTTGCCCAGGGAAAACGCGAGAAGACGCTCAAACTCAAGAAACTCCGGGTTAAACGGAGGAACGTCGCTATTCTAGCGGTAGCCATGTTCATCGCCAACGTGTCCTTCGGAATGGCTTTCCCATACCTCAGCGTCTATATGCGCCTCCTCGGTGCGAGTATGTTCATGGTGGGTCTCCTAAGTGTCGCTTTCAACCTAACCTCTA is a window from the Thermococcus sp. genome containing:
- a CDS encoding (2Fe-2S)-binding protein produces the protein MAEDPRERIIICRCNDVTLKEIEELVEQGITDIEEIKRLTRIGMGPCQGRTCVPLVIGIIARKTGRKPEETPVPATRVPVRPVMMGVLAGEMDDEG
- a CDS encoding FAD-binding oxidoreductase — its product is MRDKAETVIIGGGIIGLSIAYNLAKLGEEEIVVLEKGYLGNGSTFRCGTGIRQQFGEEANIKMMKRSVELWGGLREELGRDVEFTQTGYLFLIYDEEELESFKEKVTLQNRLGVPSRIITPEEAKEIVPLLNTDGVIAASWNPTDGKANPFKTVFAYADAARRLGVEIHEYTEAKDIKVEGGEIKAVVTDRGEIRTERVINAANAWAPLVNRMAGLPLDLPIHPYKHQSVKTEPIKAGQIEPMVVSFKHGGVYLTQEANQGGVIGGYGLKYGPTYDITPTYEFLRGVSYRFSQIVPALKYVNVIRVWGGFYAETPDGNAAIGRIKEVEEFYIAAGFSGHGFMLAPTVGEALAELIVNGKTDKPLEFYDPYRFERGELRGQALQMG